Proteins from a genomic interval of Spirochaetota bacterium:
- a CDS encoding CAP domain-containing protein codes for MFCCASRVKITCLPIHSGLPFRSHRRNPPMKSMYPLLVAATLVAAFAAPAYSFTDADLQNALAANEAETRMAEFKDNQTNLKLKLEVLDVINGNRAKEKLAPLTLDMLACRVSNKSAFDAVDGGFSGHWNLKGEKPYHRYAFAGGTEHTSENAAKYTGIELEGPKKYATVLQAAVKAHGLMYGEKAPDDGHRRNILNPWHTHVGIGFAFDNEKGMCYYEHYLDRYLEFDAFSPKAAAETEVKLAGRVIAADYGLYHMIVYYEPPLTPMFVDDINKKHYYEDFSKSVAENLPYWKLGYDDTTKRFQVAFKTGKAGLYYVHLYVKKGHTGKEPQGSISTKGLTPVSGIVIRVD; via the coding sequence ATGTTCTGCTGCGCGAGCCGCGTGAAAATCACTTGCCTCCCGATTCATTCCGGTTTACCCTTTCGTTCTCACAGGAGGAATCCCCCGATGAAATCCATGTACCCATTGCTTGTCGCCGCGACGCTCGTGGCCGCGTTCGCCGCCCCCGCATATTCCTTCACCGACGCCGATTTACAAAACGCGCTCGCCGCGAACGAGGCGGAGACGCGCATGGCGGAATTCAAGGACAACCAGACCAATCTGAAATTGAAGCTCGAGGTCCTGGACGTAATCAATGGAAACCGCGCTAAAGAAAAGCTCGCGCCGCTCACGCTCGACATGCTGGCCTGCCGCGTGTCGAACAAGTCGGCGTTCGACGCGGTTGACGGCGGCTTTTCCGGGCACTGGAACCTGAAGGGGGAAAAGCCCTATCACCGCTACGCATTCGCCGGGGGGACGGAACACACGAGCGAGAACGCCGCAAAATATACCGGCATCGAGCTCGAGGGTCCCAAGAAATACGCCACAGTGCTCCAGGCCGCGGTGAAGGCACACGGGCTCATGTACGGCGAGAAAGCGCCCGATGACGGTCATCGCAGGAATATCCTGAATCCCTGGCACACGCACGTGGGGATAGGCTTCGCCTTCGACAATGAAAAGGGAATGTGCTACTACGAGCATTACCTGGACCGTTACCTGGAATTCGATGCGTTTTCGCCCAAGGCCGCGGCCGAGACCGAGGTCAAGCTCGCGGGAAGGGTTATCGCGGCGGATTACGGCCTCTACCACATGATCGTCTATTACGAACCGCCCCTCACGCCGATGTTCGTGGACGATATTAACAAGAAGCATTACTACGAGGATTTCAGCAAATCGGTCGCCGAGAACCTGCCCTACTGGAAACTGGGATACGATGACACGACGAAGCGCTTCCAGGTCGCGTTCAAGACCGGGAAGGCGGGACTTTATTATGTGCATCTTTATGTGAAGAAGGGTCATACCGGCAAGGAGCCGCAGGGGTCGATAAGCACAAAGGGACTCACGCCGGTTTCCGGCATCGTAATCCGAGTGGACTAG
- a CDS encoding lysoplasmalogenase yields the protein MNGMPAVFDVAMFTQLAASFLAIFAVRECFALRGILPGKYLFTPLVTLSVILIALLAGRSGGLGYFTTMVLVGLLLSMVADTLLMIEESDHFIHGLVFFLLTHIAYIAAFAQGYAFKNWHWVLMLVLGMGGGAIYAKIKSASWKLNLAVGLYVAILASMSFYAWAWIDRPGTTRAVLLPVAATLFMISDSILAVNTFVKKIPHSTVFTWTFYAPAQFLIAVSCFY from the coding sequence ATGAACGGAATGCCGGCCGTATTCGACGTCGCCATGTTCACGCAGCTCGCCGCGAGCTTCCTCGCGATTTTTGCGGTGCGTGAATGTTTCGCCCTGCGGGGCATCCTTCCCGGGAAGTACCTCTTCACCCCGCTCGTCACGCTTTCGGTAATACTCATCGCCCTCCTTGCCGGGCGTTCCGGCGGACTGGGATACTTCACCACCATGGTGCTCGTCGGTCTCCTCCTTTCGATGGTCGCCGATACGCTTCTCATGATCGAGGAAAGCGACCATTTCATACACGGGCTCGTCTTTTTCCTGCTCACGCACATCGCCTACATAGCGGCCTTCGCGCAGGGGTACGCGTTTAAAAACTGGCACTGGGTCCTCATGCTCGTGTTGGGGATGGGCGGCGGGGCCATTTACGCGAAGATCAAGTCGGCGTCATGGAAGCTCAATCTTGCCGTGGGGCTCTACGTGGCGATACTCGCATCCATGAGCTTTTACGCCTGGGCGTGGATTGACCGGCCCGGCACCACGCGCGCGGTCCTGCTCCCTGTTGCCGCGACGCTGTTCATGATATCGGACTCCATCCTGGCCGTGAACACCTTCGTAAAAAAGATCCCGCACAGCACCGTCTTCACCTGGACCTTTTACGCGCCGGCGCAGTTTTTGATCGCGGTAAGCTGCTTTTATTGA
- a CDS encoding flagellar hook-associated protein 3, protein MQRVTNQMLNNTMLYNLNRQTADMDRTQDMLSTGKNVRIPRDNPIAATNQMLYHTRATEVEQYIQNISESKSKLDDADTALQSVLRIFQRLRVLTVQGAHGIYSSFERKEAAATEINELLDELVSIANTKGASGRPIFGGFQTGTEEIPNPFVAIYSTITAGQQGNAMTGVEYRGDTGRLLREVAKGEYMEVSIPGNEVFWSSNQVLTSNKDASTFQAGTNQTIKIDGREISIAAGDNLDIIIDKINGSGVAARASKGGRNNLILETTAPHQIWLEDQGSGTVLKELGLINTSFPHPPNNIDPTVTINGMSVFEMVIQLRDDLVRGDQQLVGGRDLGMLDIGLDNVLKHIASIGAKQNRVEELEKRSEYDKSTVLALLSKTEGIDIAETIMNFKWLETVHQNALAVGAKTIRATLMDFLR, encoded by the coding sequence ATGCAGCGCGTAACGAACCAGATGCTCAACAATACCATGCTGTATAACCTGAACCGGCAGACCGCCGACATGGACCGCACGCAGGACATGCTTTCCACGGGGAAGAACGTGCGCATCCCGCGCGACAACCCGATTGCCGCGACCAACCAGATGCTCTACCACACGCGCGCGACCGAGGTCGAGCAGTACATCCAGAACATTTCCGAATCGAAATCGAAGCTGGACGACGCGGACACCGCGCTGCAGTCGGTGCTGCGCATCTTCCAGCGCCTGCGGGTGCTCACGGTGCAGGGGGCGCACGGCATCTACTCGTCCTTCGAGAGAAAAGAGGCAGCCGCCACCGAGATCAACGAGCTCCTGGACGAGCTGGTTTCGATCGCCAACACGAAGGGCGCGTCGGGACGTCCCATTTTCGGCGGATTCCAGACGGGCACCGAGGAGATTCCCAACCCGTTCGTCGCCATCTACTCGACCATCACAGCCGGGCAGCAGGGAAATGCGATGACCGGGGTCGAGTACCGCGGCGATACGGGCCGGCTCCTGCGTGAGGTCGCGAAGGGTGAGTATATGGAGGTGAGCATCCCGGGCAACGAGGTGTTCTGGTCCTCCAACCAGGTGCTCACGTCCAACAAGGACGCGTCGACGTTCCAGGCAGGCACGAATCAGACCATAAAAATCGACGGCAGGGAAATATCCATAGCCGCCGGAGACAACCTGGACATCATCATCGACAAGATCAACGGCTCGGGCGTCGCGGCGCGCGCGAGCAAGGGTGGGAGGAACAACCTCATCCTGGAGACGACGGCCCCGCACCAGATATGGCTCGAAGACCAGGGGAGCGGCACGGTGCTCAAGGAGCTGGGCCTCATCAACACGAGCTTCCCCCATCCGCCCAACAATATCGATCCCACCGTGACTATTAACGGCATGTCGGTGTTCGAGATGGTGATCCAGCTCAGGGACGACCTGGTGCGCGGCGACCAGCAGCTCGTGGGCGGGCGCGACCTGGGCATGCTCGATATCGGCCTTGACAACGTGCTCAAGCATATCGCGTCCATAGGCGCGAAACAGAATCGCGTCGAGGAGCTCGAGAAGCGCTCCGAGTACGACAAGAGCACGGTGCTCGCGCTTCTCTCGAAGACCGAGGGGATCGATATCGCGGAAACCATCATGAATTTCAAATGGCTGGAAACGGTGCACCAGAACGCGCTGGCGGTGGGCGCGAAAACGATTCGCGCCACGTTGATGGATTTCCTGAGATAG
- a CDS encoding flagellar assembly protein FliW, with product MKIKTRPYGEVEIDERQIMEFEHGILGFDFVRRFAILDSTDNSPFKWLQSLDEPDLAFVIIRPIDFMAEYNLVISSNDLEDLGAEVVEDLLVFAIVTIPSNPSEMTANLQGPILINAKNRRGKQAISQSDKYRVKHGILEEIKKMAADGE from the coding sequence TTGAAAATCAAGACGCGTCCGTACGGTGAGGTTGAGATCGACGAGCGCCAGATCATGGAGTTCGAGCACGGCATCCTGGGCTTCGATTTCGTAAGGCGCTTCGCCATTCTCGATTCCACGGACAATTCCCCCTTCAAGTGGCTGCAGTCGCTCGATGAACCGGATCTCGCGTTCGTGATCATCCGGCCTATCGATTTCATGGCCGAATACAATCTCGTGATTTCTTCGAACGATCTCGAGGATCTGGGCGCCGAGGTCGTCGAGGACCTGCTGGTGTTCGCGATCGTGACCATACCCTCGAACCCCTCGGAAATGACCGCGAACCTGCAGGGGCCCATCCTCATCAACGCCAAGAACCGCCGCGGGAAACAGGCGATTTCTCAGAGCGACAAGTACAGGGTGAAGCACGGTATCCTGGAGGAGATAAAGAAGATGGCGGCGGACGGGGAATAA
- the flgK gene encoding flagellar hook-associated protein FlgK, which yields MNSTFMGLEIGKRGLSAHQQALHVTGHNISNAENKEYSRQRVVITSADPLYTPALNRANTPGSMGQGSLVQTVERIRDEFTDDRIVAEKDVMGYWKTKNDFLYQIESVYNEPSDQSLRTRLDELWKGWEELSKFPEERSTREVVVHKAVNLANEVNHLYRQLDDLQRDANRQVQHRVAQINTFARDIRDLNERIMKSEAVGDNPNDLKDKRDALIEKLSELVNVSVGRSDKDETIVYIDGENLVQGEVVRPLEAAIDPHNKGFFKVLWKDTGTAVSVKGGELAGLIEVRDKILRQNINDMNAFSINLADLTNEVHRDGFGRNGETNIDFFRHLTVSDSPEGNHDLNGDGIDDVSAIFKVSGANRLDASAAIGIAGTLTFVANREPEAETQISYSANDTVNSIIKRINDARLGVAAYVNHNGQLSLKATTGGDDDRKNFMIRHLEDSGQFLTGFSGVLKQSGPQGAFDYRRTGDIMKLLPSREHVTISPTYNPAAYLAVNDAVIRNIDKVAASQGKDLGGTGDANKTNGIGDGTNALRIAGLRHKNAMVDVNATFNDFYVSLIARVGTQGEEAQDRIKNQETLLKNLANLRESVSGVSLDEEMANMVAFQHGYNAAARVISTMDKMLETILRLGV from the coding sequence ATGAATTCGACCTTCATGGGGCTCGAAATAGGGAAGCGGGGGCTGTCGGCCCACCAGCAGGCGCTGCACGTGACCGGCCACAACATCTCGAACGCCGAGAACAAGGAATACTCGCGGCAGCGAGTCGTGATCACGAGCGCCGACCCGCTCTACACCCCGGCCCTCAACCGCGCGAACACCCCCGGGAGCATGGGGCAGGGCTCCCTGGTCCAGACCGTGGAGCGAATCCGCGACGAGTTCACCGACGACCGCATCGTCGCCGAGAAGGACGTGATGGGATACTGGAAGACCAAGAACGATTTCCTCTACCAGATAGAAAGCGTCTACAACGAGCCATCCGACCAGTCGCTGCGGACCAGGCTCGACGAGCTGTGGAAGGGATGGGAAGAGCTCTCGAAGTTCCCGGAGGAGCGCTCGACGCGCGAGGTGGTGGTTCACAAGGCGGTGAACCTCGCCAACGAGGTGAATCACCTCTACCGCCAGTTGGACGACCTGCAGCGAGACGCCAACAGGCAGGTGCAGCACCGTGTGGCGCAGATAAACACGTTCGCGCGCGATATACGCGACCTGAACGAGCGCATCATGAAGAGCGAGGCCGTGGGCGACAATCCCAACGATTTAAAGGACAAGCGCGACGCGCTCATCGAAAAACTCTCGGAGCTTGTGAACGTGAGCGTGGGCCGGAGCGACAAGGACGAAACCATCGTCTACATCGACGGGGAAAACCTGGTCCAGGGAGAGGTTGTGCGCCCGCTCGAGGCCGCGATCGATCCCCACAACAAGGGTTTCTTCAAGGTGCTCTGGAAGGATACCGGAACCGCGGTGAGCGTTAAGGGCGGCGAGCTCGCCGGGCTCATCGAGGTGCGCGATAAAATTCTGCGTCAGAATATCAACGACATGAACGCCTTCTCGATAAACCTGGCGGACCTCACCAACGAGGTGCACCGCGACGGCTTCGGCCGCAACGGGGAGACCAACATCGATTTCTTCCGCCACCTGACCGTGAGCGACAGCCCCGAGGGCAACCACGACCTGAACGGCGACGGTATCGACGACGTGAGCGCGATCTTCAAGGTGTCGGGCGCGAACAGGCTGGACGCCAGCGCGGCGATCGGCATCGCGGGGACGCTCACCTTCGTCGCGAACAGGGAGCCGGAGGCCGAGACGCAGATAAGCTACTCGGCGAACGACACGGTGAATTCGATCATCAAGCGGATCAACGACGCGCGGCTGGGCGTCGCTGCCTATGTGAACCACAACGGCCAGCTCTCCCTCAAGGCGACGACCGGCGGCGACGACGACCGCAAGAACTTCATGATCCGCCACCTCGAGGACTCGGGCCAGTTCCTCACGGGGTTTTCGGGCGTGCTCAAGCAGTCCGGGCCGCAGGGCGCGTTCGACTACCGGAGGACGGGCGACATCATGAAACTGCTGCCCTCGCGCGAGCACGTGACCATATCGCCCACATACAACCCGGCCGCCTACTTGGCGGTGAACGACGCCGTTATACGCAATATCGACAAGGTCGCCGCCTCGCAGGGAAAGGACCTGGGCGGGACGGGTGACGCGAACAAAACCAACGGGATCGGGGATGGCACGAACGCGCTCAGGATCGCGGGGCTTCGGCATAAGAACGCGATGGTGGACGTGAACGCGACCTTCAACGATTTCTACGTTTCGCTTATCGCGCGGGTGGGGACGCAGGGGGAAGAGGCGCAGGACAGGATCAAGAACCAGGAAACGCTGTTGAAAAACCTGGCCAATCTAAGGGAGTCCGTGTCCGGGGTGAGCCTGGACGAGGAGATGGCGAACATGGTCGCCTTCCAGCACGGTTACAACGCGGCCGCGCGGGTGATAAGCACCATGGACAAGATGCTCGAAACGATTCTCAGGCTGGGGGTATAG
- a CDS encoding sulfite exporter TauE/SafE family protein, producing MQALVMICVLVFAHTTETILGFGATVIAFGLGAHIYPVSTLLVMLVLLALAQNLWLFARWFRHIEWRLVLTRIGPAVLPGVALGMLLRSRADETLLKTILGIFIICVSVMDLVLLAAPEKREPRRLPAPAGIAVLFAGGIFHGLFATGGPLIVYYAGKVFASQESMRGTLSFVWIVLNSIILTGLIAAGAVTVEAMRSTALLAPGLIAGIAIGSAIRVKDNHFKVFTYVMLLFIGIALVVR from the coding sequence ATGCAGGCACTCGTCATGATTTGTGTGCTCGTCTTCGCGCACACCACCGAAACGATACTCGGTTTCGGAGCAACCGTGATCGCCTTCGGACTGGGCGCGCACATCTACCCGGTGAGTACGCTCCTGGTGATGCTCGTACTCCTCGCGCTCGCACAGAACCTGTGGCTCTTCGCGCGATGGTTCCGTCATATTGAGTGGCGCCTCGTGCTCACGCGTATCGGCCCCGCGGTCCTTCCCGGCGTCGCGCTCGGCATGCTCCTGCGCAGCCGCGCGGACGAGACGCTGCTTAAAACGATCCTGGGAATCTTTATAATCTGCGTATCGGTGATGGACCTTGTCCTTCTGGCCGCGCCGGAAAAGCGCGAACCCAGGCGGCTCCCGGCGCCGGCGGGCATCGCGGTACTGTTCGCGGGCGGCATTTTCCACGGGCTGTTCGCGACGGGCGGACCGCTTATCGTGTATTACGCCGGAAAGGTGTTCGCTTCGCAGGAGTCCATGCGGGGCACGCTCTCATTCGTATGGATCGTGCTGAATTCCATCATACTTACGGGTCTCATAGCCGCGGGCGCCGTGACCGTTGAAGCCATGCGTTCGACCGCCCTGCTTGCGCCCGGCCTCATCGCGGGAATTGCGATCGGCTCCGCGATCCGGGTGAAGGACAATCACTTCAAGGTCTTCACCTACGTGATGCTGCTTTTCATCGGTATCGCGCTCGTGGTGCGCTGA
- a CDS encoding flagellar protein FlgN: MANPVNALEKVLNEEITLYTSLCALEERKSEAIIAKDGKELEEASGAQEALLVLVAGLEERRLKLIDEYAENNHLDDMPRRITLRDIVFLMDEDSSRRLMRLGMDLKKLLLRLQSLHATNSTLIEDNLKFFNTLLSGIRSSMTIETGYSRQGVEKARIADSLLVNRTV; encoded by the coding sequence ATGGCAAATCCGGTCAACGCGCTTGAAAAGGTACTTAACGAGGAGATTACGCTTTACACGAGCCTGTGCGCGCTCGAGGAGCGCAAGAGCGAGGCGATAATCGCGAAGGACGGCAAAGAGCTCGAAGAGGCCTCCGGCGCGCAGGAGGCGCTGCTCGTCCTGGTCGCGGGGCTCGAGGAGCGCCGCCTGAAGCTCATAGACGAATACGCGGAAAACAACCACCTTGACGACATGCCGCGCCGCATAACGCTCCGCGACATCGTGTTCCTGATGGACGAGGACTCGTCGCGCCGCCTCATGCGCCTGGGCATGGATTTAAAGAAGCTCCTGCTCCGGCTCCAATCGCTTCATGCGACGAACAGCACACTAATAGAAGACAACCTTAAATTTTTCAATACGCTGCTCTCGGGCATCCGGAGCAGCATGACCATCGAGACGGGATATTCCCGGCAGGGAGTCGAGAAGGCGCGCATCGCCGATTCGCTCCTGGTCAACAGAACCGTGTAA
- the csrA gene encoding carbon storage regulator: MLVLARRLNESIIIGDDIEVVVIDIKGDQVKLGIRAPKRITVHRKEIYEEIQQENIAAMKSEFKPETLRNLSDFFSREKKPGDAGPPGDKSGPDVPPRKKDK, encoded by the coding sequence ATGCTGGTACTCGCGCGGCGGCTGAACGAAAGCATAATCATAGGCGACGATATCGAGGTCGTCGTGATCGACATCAAGGGCGACCAGGTGAAGCTGGGCATACGCGCGCCCAAGCGCATCACCGTGCACCGCAAGGAGATCTACGAGGAGATTCAGCAGGAGAACATCGCCGCCATGAAGAGCGAATTCAAGCCGGAGACCCTGCGCAACCTTTCCGATTTCTTCTCGAGGGAAAAGAAGCCAGGCGACGCCGGCCCTCCCGGCGATAAAAGCGGTCCCGATGTCCCGCCCCGCAAGAAAGACAAATGA